From Pseudomonas frederiksbergensis, the proteins below share one genomic window:
- a CDS encoding tyrosine-type recombinase/integrase produces the protein MSKLTPKFVKDVDQPGSYQDGRGLILRVSATLRKSWVFRYMLAKQRHDLALGTFPALSLRDARLEADKYRLDIARGVDPVAERVKAKAAKASRATTSHTFRASAERYIRTHSSSWSKRHHQQWQNSLTKHVYPVIGGFRIAEVDTDDILDVLTPIWSKIPVTANRVRNRIELVLDAAKALKLRQGENPARWRGHLDKLLPKQSHTVVPFPSPTPSRTAELLARLDSLDGAAARAVEFAILTATRNQEVSGAQWPEIDWEEKVWYIPAERMKAGKAHRVPLTEQMLEVLRQQIGKHDKWIFLNSWRTGPIPGNAMARVLDQLQVDGVVPHGFRSTFRTWAAEETDHQREVCEMALAHTLNSKVEAAYNRGDLLDKRRALMKDWGDFLVVNAPQVNGEVSDLVSELAPDAGSDLAKVQPAA, from the coding sequence CAGCTACCCTGCGGAAAAGCTGGGTCTTTCGCTATATGCTGGCGAAACAACGGCACGACCTTGCCCTGGGGACATTCCCTGCTTTGAGCCTCAGAGACGCAAGACTGGAGGCTGACAAGTACCGACTCGATATCGCCCGTGGCGTCGATCCAGTCGCTGAGCGCGTGAAGGCCAAAGCTGCCAAAGCCTCGCGAGCCACAACGAGCCACACATTTCGGGCGTCGGCAGAAAGGTACATACGCACGCATTCGTCGAGCTGGTCCAAGAGACACCACCAGCAATGGCAGAATTCCCTCACGAAGCATGTCTACCCTGTCATAGGCGGATTTCGGATAGCCGAGGTCGACACGGACGATATCCTGGATGTGCTAACGCCGATCTGGAGCAAGATCCCCGTCACGGCGAACCGCGTCCGGAATCGCATAGAGCTCGTGCTCGATGCAGCCAAGGCACTGAAGCTTCGGCAAGGTGAAAACCCCGCACGGTGGCGTGGTCATCTCGACAAGCTCTTGCCCAAGCAATCGCATACGGTAGTCCCCTTCCCGTCTCCGACACCTTCACGCACTGCCGAGCTGTTGGCCAGGCTCGATTCCCTGGATGGGGCAGCAGCTCGTGCTGTTGAATTCGCAATTCTGACTGCGACCCGTAACCAAGAGGTAAGCGGGGCCCAGTGGCCGGAAATAGATTGGGAGGAGAAAGTCTGGTACATCCCAGCAGAACGCATGAAAGCGGGCAAGGCTCACCGGGTACCCCTTACGGAGCAAATGCTCGAGGTGCTACGGCAGCAGATCGGAAAGCATGACAAATGGATATTTCTCAACTCCTGGCGAACAGGCCCTATTCCCGGCAATGCCATGGCAAGGGTACTCGATCAGCTCCAGGTCGATGGCGTCGTACCGCATGGGTTCAGATCTACTTTTCGGACGTGGGCCGCGGAAGAAACCGATCACCAGCGAGAGGTTTGCGAAATGGCTCTCGCGCATACCCTCAACAGTAAGGTTGAAGCAGCTTATAACCGCGGCGACTTGCTGGATAAGCGTCGCGCCCTGATGAAGGATTGGGGAGACTTTCTTGTCGTTAACGCTCCCCAGGTGAACGGTGAAGTATCGGATCTGGTTTCGGAGCTTGCCCCTGATGCTGGGTCAGATCTGGCCAAGGTTCAGCCGGCCGCTTGA